The window GTCACCCGAGAGCGAGCTTAGCACAAGCTTGTTTTTCCACTCAATTTCGTTTTGAATATCCTCGTACAAATCGCCAAGCCCCTCTTGTTCAAAGGCATCCGTAATTGAAATTTCAAAAATCCGGGTTGCCGCCTCTTTATCCTCAGGCGTTAGCCTGCTTATAGTCAGCTTCATATGCATTTCTAAGACACCTCTAGACCAGATTAAGCTGCTGCTTAAGGTAAGTGTACACAAAATGATCTGGTGTGTGGAGTAGATATTCTGCAATAATATACTATAAGCCTCCAGGCGGGAAGGTGTACGATTCTTGTTGACTATCAATCAGGAGGTCAGCATGAATCTAACCGCTTTTCTCGTTTACTGTATTATTGTTACTTTTACCCCCGGGCCCACCAATATCGTCATTCTTTCATCCGTCCAGCATTACAGCATGAGGCAGGCAATGAATTATGTGATCGGTGCGACGATGGCCTTCGGCCTGCTGCTTGGCGTTTCCGCCATCCTGAACCGGATGCTTGCCGGTATCCTGCCAAATATACTTAGCATCATGCAGATCGTTGGCTGTCTGTACATGCTCTATCTGGCGTATCAAATCTGCCGGATGGGTTCGGCGGAATCCCGGGAGCAGCATCCGTCCAGCTTCGCTTCCGGCTTACTGATGCAGTTTGTCAATCCCAAGGTTATC of the Paenibacillus pedocola genome contains:
- a CDS encoding LysE family transporter encodes the protein MNLTAFLVYCIIVTFTPGPTNIVILSSVQHYSMRQAMNYVIGATMAFGLLLGVSAILNRMLAGILPNILSIMQIVGCLYMLYLAYQICRMGSAESREQHPSSFASGLLMQFVNPKVILFTLTVIPSYVLPYYSSPLILTVFVIIITVIGFLAFVAWLMFGSLFRSFLLNHQRAANTIMALFLVYSALMVSGLL